The Chloroflexia bacterium SDU3-3 genome includes a region encoding these proteins:
- a CDS encoding chitinase — MNALAKCRMFFAVLMMLAIFSTFTLPAAAAAPAWDGNYHAYAVGDVVSYQGSEYRCIQAHTSLSDWTPAAVPALWEKLTTSATATPKPATATPKPATAVPTATPKPGSTATAEPTATAKPATPTSVPSGSKKFVGYFTEWGIYQRNYLVKNIVTSGSASKLTHINYAFANVANSQCVIGDAYADYDRAFTAAESVDGVADSWDGSLRGNFNQLRKLKAAYPNIKVLISLGGWTWSSGFSDAALPANRAAFVKSCVDLYIKDSRWAGVFDGIDIDWEYPGACGNTCNYRPEDTANFTALLAEFRSQLNAVRSGLLLTIAAPAAPDKISKIEVAKISQSLDFINLMTYDFHGGGWENQTNFQSNLYTPAADPATGNTRISVDSAVSSWINAGAPASKLVVGVPFYGRGWSNVPSANNGLWQTGSGSPAGTYEAGYEDYKVLKTKGYTRYFNSEAQAAWLYSNGIFWTFDDPAVMAAKMSYIKSRGLGGAMFWDLSGDTANGELITALYNNR; from the coding sequence ATGAACGCTCTTGCAAAGTGTCGTATGTTCTTTGCCGTCCTCATGATGCTGGCGATCTTCAGCACGTTCACCCTGCCCGCCGCCGCCGCCGCCCCCGCCTGGGATGGCAACTACCACGCCTACGCTGTGGGCGACGTGGTGAGCTACCAGGGGTCAGAGTACCGCTGCATCCAGGCCCACACCTCGCTGTCCGACTGGACGCCCGCCGCCGTGCCCGCGCTGTGGGAGAAGCTGACCACCTCGGCCACGGCCACGCCCAAGCCCGCCACGGCCACGCCCAAGCCCGCCACGGCGGTGCCAACCGCCACGCCCAAGCCCGGCAGCACGGCCACAGCGGAGCCTACGGCCACAGCCAAGCCCGCCACGCCCACCAGCGTGCCCTCGGGCAGCAAAAAGTTCGTCGGCTACTTCACCGAGTGGGGCATCTACCAGCGCAACTACCTGGTGAAGAACATTGTCACCAGCGGCTCGGCCAGCAAGCTGACCCACATCAACTACGCCTTCGCCAACGTCGCCAACAGCCAGTGTGTGATCGGCGACGCCTACGCCGACTATGACCGCGCCTTCACCGCCGCCGAGAGCGTGGACGGCGTGGCCGACAGCTGGGATGGCTCGTTGCGCGGCAACTTCAACCAGCTGCGCAAGCTCAAGGCCGCCTATCCTAACATCAAGGTTCTGATCTCGCTGGGCGGCTGGACATGGTCGAGCGGCTTCTCCGACGCCGCCCTGCCCGCCAACCGCGCCGCGTTCGTGAAGTCGTGCGTCGACCTCTACATCAAGGACTCGCGCTGGGCGGGCGTGTTCGACGGCATCGACATCGACTGGGAGTACCCGGGCGCGTGCGGCAACACCTGCAACTACCGCCCCGAGGACACCGCCAACTTCACCGCGCTGCTGGCCGAGTTCCGCAGCCAGCTGAACGCCGTGCGCTCGGGTCTGCTGCTCACCATCGCCGCGCCCGCCGCGCCCGATAAGATCAGCAAGATCGAGGTGGCAAAGATCAGCCAGTCGCTCGACTTCATCAACCTGATGACCTACGACTTCCACGGTGGCGGCTGGGAGAACCAGACCAACTTCCAGTCGAACCTCTACACCCCCGCCGCCGACCCAGCCACCGGCAACACCCGCATCAGCGTGGACTCGGCGGTGAGCAGCTGGATCAACGCGGGCGCACCGGCCAGCAAGCTGGTGGTGGGCGTGCCGTTCTACGGGCGCGGCTGGAGCAACGTGCCCAGCGCCAACAACGGCCTCTGGCAAACGGGCAGCGGCTCGCCCGCTGGCACCTACGAGGCCGGCTACGAGGACTACAAGGTGCTGAAGACCAAGGGCTACACCCGCTACTTCAATAGCGAGGCCCAGGCCGCCTGGCTCTACAGCAACGGGATCTTCTGGACCTTCGACGACCCGGCCGTGATGGCAGCCAAGATGAGCTACATCAAGTCCCGGGGCCTCGGCGGCGCGATGTTCTGGGATCTGAGCGGCGACACCGCCAACGGCGAGCTGATCACCGCGCTCTACAACAACCGCTAG
- a CDS encoding PIG-L family deacetylase, translating into MQQTQLADLTDAYDHIYLSPHLDDAVLSCGGSIINQRSRGERVLVITLCTAAPPPEGPFSELAQEFHRFWALPPEQVVAARLDEDAAAMARIGADYIWAGFLDAIYRRPDAYTTRESLFGTPVADDPLRPALEGYIAEVRRRAPRAALYAPLGVGFHVDHQITHSAALAIAGDALTLYEDFPYAMYAGAVETRQSALTTPFQPHVVAIDTTLAPKIEAIAAYSSQIDELFRTEPMPQAVRAYHTRIAGAHGAAERIWRGSPAPQTYRVPQ; encoded by the coding sequence ATGCAACAGACACAGCTCGCAGACCTAACAGATGCCTACGATCATATCTACCTCTCGCCCCATCTGGATGACGCGGTGCTCTCGTGCGGCGGATCGATCATCAACCAGCGCAGCCGCGGCGAGCGCGTGCTGGTGATCACGCTCTGCACCGCCGCGCCGCCGCCCGAGGGGCCGTTCAGCGAGCTGGCGCAGGAGTTCCATCGGTTCTGGGCGCTGCCGCCCGAGCAGGTGGTGGCCGCGCGGCTGGATGAGGACGCCGCCGCCATGGCGCGGATCGGTGCCGACTACATCTGGGCGGGCTTCCTCGACGCGATCTACCGCCGCCCCGACGCCTACACCACCCGCGAGTCGCTCTTCGGCACGCCCGTGGCCGACGACCCGCTGCGGCCCGCGCTGGAGGGCTACATCGCCGAGGTGCGCCGCCGCGCCCCGCGCGCCGCGCTCTACGCGCCGCTCGGCGTCGGCTTCCATGTCGACCACCAGATCACCCACAGCGCCGCCCTAGCCATCGCGGGCGATGCGCTCACCCTCTACGAAGATTTCCCCTACGCCATGTACGCTGGCGCGGTTGAGACCCGCCAGAGCGCGCTGACCACGCCGTTTCAGCCGCATGTCGTGGCGATAGATACCACGCTCGCGCCGAAGATCGAGGCGATCGCCGCCTACAGCAGCCAGATCGACGAGCTCTTCCGCACCGAGCCGATGCCCCAGGCCGTCCGGGCCTACCACACACGGATCGCAGGCGCCCACGGTGCCGCCGAGCGTATCTGGCGCGGGTCTCCTGCGCCTCAAACCTATCGGGTACCGCAGTAG
- a CDS encoding SIS domain-containing protein: MSVYTEICEQPEVLAALLREQWPAVQEAAKAIRSRDIAYVFLSARGTSAHAGFYAQYLWGMYNRLVVASASPSMFTRYQAAPDLSRALVLGISQSGESPDIVEVVAEGARQGALTMAITNAPGSPLAQAADFTLDVRAGAEKAVAATKSYTAQLLTIAMLSVALDDPSGERRAQLGRVPEAAAAVLAHEAVLQEIAAKFRHMERCLILGRGYNFATTLEWGLKMKEMAYVAADPYSSAEFQHGPAALVTPGLPVFATAPQDAVYEDVLGLLERLVAQQAQLVVLSDDERALSLTQDSIRLPALPSWLSPLTAIIPAQIFCYHLTVAKGNDPNMPRGLNKVTRTT, translated from the coding sequence ATGAGCGTCTACACCGAGATCTGCGAGCAGCCCGAGGTTCTGGCCGCGCTGCTGCGCGAGCAGTGGCCCGCCGTCCAGGAGGCCGCCAAGGCCATCCGCTCGCGCGATATCGCCTATGTCTTCCTCTCGGCGCGCGGCACCTCGGCCCACGCCGGGTTCTACGCCCAGTACCTCTGGGGCATGTATAACCGGCTGGTGGTCGCGTCGGCCTCGCCGTCCATGTTCACCCGCTACCAGGCCGCGCCCGACCTGAGCCGCGCGCTGGTGCTGGGCATCTCGCAGTCGGGCGAGTCGCCCGACATCGTCGAGGTGGTGGCCGAGGGCGCGCGCCAGGGCGCGCTAACCATGGCGATCACCAACGCGCCCGGCTCGCCGCTGGCCCAGGCCGCCGACTTCACGCTGGATGTGCGCGCCGGGGCCGAGAAGGCCGTGGCCGCCACCAAGAGCTACACCGCCCAGCTGCTCACCATCGCCATGCTCTCGGTGGCGCTAGATGACCCCAGCGGCGAGCGCCGCGCCCAGCTGGGCCGCGTGCCCGAGGCCGCCGCCGCCGTGCTGGCCCACGAGGCCGTGCTGCAGGAGATCGCGGCCAAGTTCCGCCACATGGAGCGCTGCCTCATCCTGGGGCGCGGCTACAACTTCGCCACCACGCTCGAGTGGGGCCTGAAGATGAAAGAGATGGCCTACGTGGCCGCCGACCCCTACTCCAGCGCCGAGTTCCAGCACGGCCCCGCCGCGCTCGTCACCCCTGGCCTGCCGGTGTTCGCCACCGCCCCCCAGGATGCGGTGTACGAGGATGTGCTGGGCCTGCTTGAGCGGCTGGTGGCCCAGCAGGCCCAGCTGGTGGTGCTCTCGGATGACGAGCGCGCGCTCAGCCTCACGCAGGATTCCATCCGGCTGCCCGCGCTGCCCAGCTGGCTCAGCCCGCTGACCGCGATCATCCCGGCGCAGATCTTCTGCTACCACCTAACGGTGGCCAAGGGCAACGACCCCAACATGCCGCGCGGCCTCAACAAGGTCACGCGCACGACCTAG
- a CDS encoding glycoside hydrolase family 3 protein, whose translation MCASASAASAPTRCCWARAHWCFLPSWGCRCCAAPSHRRPHEEPPMPLNIEQTIGQKLMISFDGITPPPELIERLSQQHVGGVTLFRHWNAGSPAQVRALTEAIQQAAAAAGQPPLLIAADQEGGQLVAIGGTTPFPGNMALGATDSADLAERAGHAMGLELAAVGVNVNYAPSCDVNVNPANPVIGVRSFGEDPAAVARLTRAMVRGMQAAGVAATAKHFPGHGDVASDTHHGAVLVPHDRQRLDQVELPPFAAAIEGGAKLIMTAHLGVPAYDEAALPATLSRPIIRDLLREKLGFGGVVISDAMNMGAIAQGGNKQVDMIAAVAAGQDLLLLMEDEATVDMIYRSLVHAAQRQLLDLADLAASAERVLALKRWVQQQSQPSLGVLRSDEHLALAREIAEQSVTLVRNDSRLLPLRPAPEQQIAVVVPAMRDLTPADTSSYESCSLADAVRRHHANTAEVQAPADPSEVEIAALCAQVAQADIVVVATINAFMQPGQAALVKALLASGKPVAVVALRLPYDLAEFPTAPVFACSYGVQEPSLHALAAALFGTIPWKGHLPVSIHGLYDRGHGIAG comes from the coding sequence ATGTGCGCATCAGCATCGGCGGCATCGGCCCCGACGCGGTGCTGCTGGGCGCGAGCGCACTGGTGCTTTCTTCCGAGCTGGGGCTGCCGCTGCTGCGCCGCCCCTAGTCACCGACGACCACACGAGGAGCCGCCTATGCCTCTCAACATCGAACAGACCATCGGCCAGAAGCTCATGATCAGCTTTGACGGCATCACGCCGCCCCCAGAGCTGATCGAGCGGCTAAGCCAGCAGCATGTGGGCGGTGTCACCCTGTTCCGCCACTGGAATGCGGGCAGCCCCGCGCAGGTGCGCGCGCTCACCGAGGCCATCCAGCAGGCCGCCGCTGCGGCAGGCCAGCCGCCGCTGCTGATCGCCGCCGACCAAGAGGGCGGGCAGCTGGTGGCGATCGGCGGCACCACGCCCTTCCCCGGCAACATGGCGCTGGGCGCGACCGACAGCGCCGACCTGGCCGAGCGGGCTGGCCACGCTATGGGGCTAGAGCTGGCGGCGGTGGGCGTAAATGTAAACTACGCGCCATCCTGCGATGTGAACGTGAACCCGGCCAACCCGGTGATCGGCGTGCGCTCATTTGGCGAAGATCCGGCAGCCGTCGCGCGGCTCACCAGAGCCATGGTGCGCGGCATGCAGGCCGCAGGCGTGGCCGCCACCGCCAAGCACTTCCCCGGCCACGGCGATGTCGCCAGCGACACCCACCACGGCGCGGTGCTGGTGCCCCACGACCGCCAGCGGCTCGATCAGGTCGAGCTGCCGCCCTTCGCCGCCGCCATCGAGGGCGGGGCCAAGCTGATCATGACGGCCCACCTGGGCGTGCCCGCCTACGACGAGGCCGCCCTGCCCGCCACGCTCTCGCGCCCGATCATCCGCGACTTGCTGCGCGAAAAGCTGGGCTTCGGCGGCGTGGTGATCAGCGACGCCATGAACATGGGCGCGATCGCCCAGGGCGGCAACAAGCAGGTGGACATGATCGCCGCCGTGGCCGCAGGCCAGGATCTGCTGCTGCTGATGGAGGACGAGGCGACGGTCGACATGATATACCGCTCGCTGGTGCACGCCGCCCAGCGCCAGCTGCTCGATCTGGCCGACCTAGCCGCCTCGGCGGAGCGCGTGCTGGCGCTGAAGCGCTGGGTGCAGCAGCAGAGCCAGCCGTCGCTGGGCGTGCTGCGCAGCGATGAGCACCTAGCCCTGGCCCGCGAGATCGCCGAGCAGTCGGTGACGCTGGTGCGCAACGACAGCAGGCTGCTGCCGCTGCGGCCCGCCCCCGAGCAGCAGATCGCCGTGGTGGTGCCCGCCATGCGCGACCTGACGCCTGCCGACACATCCTCCTACGAGTCGTGCAGCCTAGCCGACGCGGTGCGCCGCCACCACGCCAACACCGCCGAGGTGCAGGCCCCCGCCGACCCGAGCGAGGTCGAGATCGCCGCGCTGTGCGCCCAGGTGGCCCAGGCCGACATCGTGGTGGTGGCCACCATCAACGCCTTTATGCAGCCCGGACAGGCCGCCCTGGTCAAGGCCCTGCTGGCCAGCGGCAAGCCCGTGGCGGTGGTTGCCCTGCGCCTGCCCTACGACCTGGCCGAGTTCCCGACCGCGCCCGTGTTCGCGTGCAGCTACGGCGTGCAGGAGCCATCGCTCCATGCGCTGGCCGCCGCGCTGTTTGGCACCATCCCTTGGAAAGGACATCTCCCCGTATCGATCCACGGCCTCTACGATCGCGGCCACGGCATCGCGGGGTAA
- a CDS encoding ROK family transcriptional regulator, producing MSVLIEKATRQHTKTHNSTLVLRAIYEQGGISRAEIARMTSLTRATVSEVVGELIERGLVVETGHGPSNVGRTPVMLDIDADARHMIGLDAAGGELRGALVNLRGELRYEQAAPLPEAGGEAALQSLYALIDALIARTDRPLLGIGLGTPGLIDPSGEVLRAVNLGWQNLPLRAVLRQRYDLPVYLANDSHLAALAEQSFGGHELGENLVVLQVGRGIGAGIVLGGRLFSGDTGNAGEIGHIVVREDGPRCRCGNDGCLEAVASSRAITRRASQLAGQTFQSLQDVAQASAAENPAARRAIHEAGSALGIAVAQIVGLLNIRRVVVAGPVAALGDGLRDAITTSLTTRLIGALAKDVRISIGGIGPDAVLLGASALVLSSELGLPLLRRP from the coding sequence ATGTCGGTACTCATCGAAAAGGCGACTCGCCAACACACTAAAACCCATAACAGCACCCTGGTGCTGCGCGCGATCTACGAGCAGGGCGGCATCAGCCGCGCCGAGATCGCCCGCATGACCAGCCTAACCCGCGCCACGGTCTCCGAGGTCGTGGGCGAGCTGATCGAGCGCGGCCTGGTGGTCGAGACCGGCCACGGCCCCAGCAACGTGGGGCGCACGCCGGTGATGCTCGACATCGACGCCGACGCCCGCCACATGATCGGGCTGGACGCGGCGGGCGGCGAGCTGCGCGGCGCGCTGGTGAACCTGCGCGGCGAGCTGCGCTACGAGCAGGCCGCCCCGCTGCCCGAGGCCGGCGGCGAGGCCGCGCTCCAGTCGCTCTACGCGCTGATCGATGCGCTGATTGCCCGCACCGACCGCCCGCTGCTGGGCATCGGGCTGGGCACCCCCGGCCTGATCGACCCCAGCGGCGAGGTGCTGCGCGCCGTCAACCTGGGCTGGCAGAACCTGCCGCTGCGCGCCGTGCTGCGCCAGCGCTACGACCTGCCGGTCTACCTGGCCAACGACAGCCACCTTGCGGCGCTGGCCGAGCAATCGTTTGGCGGGCACGAGCTGGGCGAGAATCTGGTGGTGCTGCAGGTGGGGCGCGGCATCGGCGCAGGCATCGTGCTGGGCGGCAGGCTCTTCTCGGGCGACACCGGCAACGCGGGCGAGATCGGCCATATCGTGGTGAGGGAGGACGGCCCGCGCTGCCGCTGTGGCAACGATGGCTGCCTAGAGGCCGTGGCCAGCAGCCGCGCGATCACCCGCCGTGCCAGCCAGCTGGCCGGGCAGACCTTCCAGAGCCTGCAGGATGTGGCCCAGGCCAGCGCTGCAGAAAACCCCGCCGCCCGCCGCGCCATCCACGAGGCGGGCAGCGCGCTCGGCATCGCGGTGGCGCAGATCGTGGGACTGCTGAACATCCGCCGCGTAGTGGTGGCTGGCCCGGTCGCCGCGCTGGGCGACGGCCTGCGCGACGCCATCACGACATCGCTCACCACCCGCCTGATCGGCGCGCTGGCCAAGGATGTGCGCATCAGCATCGGCGGCATCGGCCCCGACGCGGTGCTGCTGGGCGCGAGCGCACTGGTGCTTTCTTCCGAGCTGGGGCTGCCGCTGCTGCGCCGCCCCTAG
- a CDS encoding LacI family transcriptional regulator, whose protein sequence is MSDPQPATIDMVAQRAGVSISTVSRVLNRSVPVAEPTAARVLAAVAELGYVPQMAAKSLARGRTRALGLLLPDINNDFFWPLLRSITVSAGRAGYTVVVSVRDSPDAPPQVGRHNADGLIIFNTSASPAELRSIRATGIPMVLLYQNGGPDLSIPLITIENKRGAHLVVSHLIEAHGHRRIAMLTGPQGSEDSYWREQGYHAALAEHRIAADPALVGPGLFDEAASCATVAAWLEAGLDFTAVFACDDDSARGALRALAQAGRRVPEDVAVVGFDDSPLSPYTQPPLTTVHAPTEQVGQRAVAQIIHGIEHGQMLPLTLLPTELILRRSCGCGAAGGMQ, encoded by the coding sequence ATGTCCGACCCACAGCCAGCCACGATCGACATGGTCGCCCAGCGCGCCGGGGTCTCGATCTCCACCGTCAGCCGCGTGCTCAACCGCAGCGTGCCGGTGGCCGAGCCCACCGCCGCCCGCGTGCTGGCCGCCGTGGCCGAGCTTGGCTATGTGCCCCAGATGGCGGCCAAGAGCCTGGCGCGCGGGCGCACCCGCGCCCTGGGCCTGCTGCTGCCCGACATCAACAACGACTTCTTCTGGCCGCTGCTACGCAGCATCACGGTGAGCGCTGGGCGGGCAGGCTACACCGTGGTGGTCTCGGTGCGCGACTCGCCCGATGCGCCGCCGCAGGTGGGGCGACATAACGCCGACGGCCTGATCATCTTCAACACCAGCGCCAGCCCTGCCGAGCTGCGCAGCATCCGCGCCACCGGCATCCCGATGGTGCTGCTATACCAGAACGGCGGGCCGGATCTCTCGATCCCGCTGATCACGATCGAGAACAAGCGCGGCGCGCACCTGGTGGTCAGCCACCTGATCGAGGCCCACGGCCACCGCCGGATCGCCATGCTGACCGGCCCCCAGGGCAGCGAGGACTCGTACTGGCGCGAGCAGGGCTACCACGCCGCGCTGGCCGAGCACCGCATCGCCGCCGACCCGGCGCTGGTGGGGCCGGGCCTGTTCGACGAGGCCGCCTCCTGCGCCACCGTGGCGGCCTGGCTAGAAGCGGGGCTGGATTTCACCGCCGTGTTCGCCTGCGACGACGACTCGGCGCGCGGCGCGCTGCGGGCTTTGGCCCAGGCGGGCAGGCGCGTGCCCGAGGATGTGGCCGTGGTCGGCTTCGACGACTCGCCGCTCTCGCCCTACACTCAGCCGCCGCTCACCACCGTGCACGCCCCCACCGAGCAGGTGGGCCAGCGCGCGGTGGCCCAGATCATCCACGGCATCGAGCACGGCCAGATGCTGCCGCTGACCCTGCTTCCCACCGAGCTTATCCTTCGCCGATCCTGCGGCTGCGGTGCCGCAGGCGGCATGCAATGA
- a CDS encoding 6-phospho-beta-glucosidase: MKVAVIGGGSTYTPELLKGFLERSESLPIRELWLMDVDAERLAVVGGFAQRMAEAHGAPFRVVLTDSQREAVRGATYVTTQLRVGHMPARREDEYLGMRHGLIGQETTGVGGMAKALRTIPVILSIARDMRELAPGGLLVNFTNPAGLVTEALATYAPDVPAVGLCNIPINMKMTLLRLLNLGEQIAPERASLKTLGLNHLSWHYGFTVDGEDVWPQAFQAYMAEQRAQNDPHADLRTMEVQQMIPSYYMSYFHQTSTRLAEQQSWPPSRAEAVMKIEDELLRQYAEPDRHEPPEGLMQRGGAYYSTAATQLLNAHYNDLGEIHVVNTRQGGAVPGYPADWVMELPCVVRRSGITPLAAEPLPPASFGLVAQVKSYEQLTAKAAVYGDRKAAYEALLAHPLGPESDKVQAVLDDMLTVNRRYLPAFFAS, from the coding sequence ATGAAAGTTGCTGTGATCGGGGGCGGCTCGACCTACACCCCCGAGCTGCTGAAGGGCTTTTTGGAGCGCAGCGAGAGCCTGCCCATCCGCGAGCTGTGGCTGATGGATGTGGACGCCGAGCGGCTGGCGGTGGTGGGCGGCTTCGCCCAGCGCATGGCCGAGGCCCACGGCGCGCCCTTCCGCGTGGTGCTGACCGACAGCCAGCGCGAGGCGGTGCGCGGCGCGACGTATGTGACCACCCAGCTGCGCGTGGGCCACATGCCCGCCCGCCGCGAGGATGAGTACCTGGGCATGCGCCACGGCCTGATCGGCCAGGAGACCACCGGCGTGGGCGGCATGGCCAAGGCGCTGCGCACCATCCCGGTCATCCTCTCGATCGCCCGCGACATGCGCGAGCTGGCCCCCGGCGGCCTGCTGGTGAACTTCACCAACCCGGCTGGCCTTGTGACCGAGGCGCTGGCCACCTACGCGCCGGATGTGCCCGCCGTGGGCCTGTGCAACATCCCGATCAATATGAAGATGACGCTGCTGCGGCTGCTGAATCTGGGCGAACAGATCGCACCCGAGCGCGCCAGCCTGAAGACCCTGGGCCTCAACCACCTGTCGTGGCACTACGGCTTCACGGTCGATGGCGAGGATGTGTGGCCGCAGGCCTTCCAGGCCTACATGGCCGAGCAGCGCGCCCAGAACGACCCCCACGCCGACCTGCGCACCATGGAGGTGCAGCAGATGATCCCCAGCTACTACATGTCCTACTTCCACCAGACCAGCACGCGCCTGGCCGAGCAGCAGAGCTGGCCGCCCTCGCGCGCCGAGGCGGTGATGAAGATCGAGGACGAGCTGCTGCGCCAGTACGCCGAGCCAGACCGCCACGAGCCGCCCGAGGGCCTGATGCAGCGCGGCGGAGCCTACTACTCCACCGCCGCCACCCAGCTGCTGAACGCCCACTACAACGATCTGGGCGAGATCCACGTGGTGAACACGCGCCAGGGCGGCGCGGTGCCCGGCTACCCCGCCGACTGGGTGATGGAGCTGCCCTGCGTGGTGCGCCGCTCGGGTATCACGCCGCTGGCCGCCGAGCCGCTGCCGCCCGCGAGCTTCGGCCTGGTGGCCCAGGTGAAATCGTACGAGCAGCTGACCGCCAAGGCCGCTGTCTACGGCGACCGCAAGGCTGCCTACGAGGCGCTGCTGGCCCACCCGCTCGGCCCCGAGTCGGATAAGGTGCAGGCGGTGCTGGACGATATGCTGACGGTGAACCGCCGCTACCTGCCCGCATTCTTCGCGTCATGA
- a CDS encoding ATPase translates to MSGYFLGVDIGGTKSHAMIADAAGRVLGFGHAGAGNHESVGLEGLDLALRGAVGQALAEARLSIGQIASVGVGMGGYDWPSQHQPLCERMRRALGLDAPLDLVNDAVIGLVAGASEPWGVAVVAGTSNNCRGRDRHGREGRVTGEGPRFDEYGGAGELVAKAVQAVSRAWSRRGPSTALTEALVGYAGAGDVFDLLEGLAVGRLHVGPGAAPLVFAAARGGDAVAQAVIAWAGQQLADLACGVIRQLDMQRDAFDVVMVGSLFNGGELLIDPMRQDILALAPRARLVRLDAPPVIGGVLLGMMQAGADPALAHAALAKGAIARVRSATQALA, encoded by the coding sequence ATGAGCGGCTACTTTCTGGGCGTAGACATCGGCGGCACCAAGAGCCACGCCATGATCGCCGATGCCGCTGGCCGCGTGCTGGGCTTCGGCCACGCGGGCGCGGGCAACCACGAGTCGGTGGGGTTGGAGGGGCTGGATCTGGCGCTGCGCGGCGCGGTGGGCCAGGCTCTGGCCGAGGCCCGCCTGTCGATCGGGCAGATCGCGAGCGTGGGCGTGGGCATGGGCGGCTACGACTGGCCCAGCCAGCACCAGCCGCTGTGCGAGCGCATGCGCCGCGCGCTGGGCCTGGATGCCCCGCTGGATCTGGTGAACGACGCGGTGATCGGCCTGGTGGCCGGGGCCAGCGAGCCGTGGGGCGTGGCGGTGGTGGCTGGCACCAGCAACAACTGCCGCGGGCGCGACCGCCATGGCCGCGAGGGCCGCGTCACCGGCGAGGGGCCGCGCTTCGACGAGTACGGCGGCGCGGGCGAGCTGGTGGCCAAGGCGGTGCAGGCCGTCTCGCGGGCCTGGTCGCGGCGCGGGCCGTCCACGGCGCTGACCGAGGCGCTGGTGGGCTACGCGGGCGCTGGCGACGTGTTCGACCTGCTGGAGGGCCTGGCGGTGGGCCGCCTGCACGTGGGGCCAGGGGCCGCGCCGCTGGTGTTTGCGGCGGCGCGCGGCGGCGACGCCGTGGCCCAGGCCGTGATCGCGTGGGCGGGCCAGCAGCTGGCCGACCTGGCCTGCGGGGTGATCCGCCAGCTGGACATGCAGCGGGATGCCTTCGATGTGGTGATGGTGGGCAGCCTGTTTAACGGCGGCGAGCTGCTGATCGACCCGATGCGCCAGGACATCCTGGCGCTGGCCCCGCGCGCGCGGCTGGTGCGGCTCGACGCGCCGCCGGTGATCGGCGGGGTGCTGCTGGGCATGATGCAGGCCGGGGCCGACCCCGCCCTGGCCCACGCGGCGCTGGCCAAGGGGGCGATCGCGCGGGTGCGCTCGGCCACGCAGGCGCTGGCCTAG
- a CDS encoding MFS transporter — MINPRLLAPKAFYFFWFASIGALTPFTGLYYRTIGFDLAQIGLIAAVSGVVQLFAGPLWAMLADAFRLRRALLPITLVLSIPPVVLLAYAQGFALLLLLSLLVALFSAPIVALADSATMALLGADRDAYGAQRLWGAVGWSVNTSLFGWLVERYGYWVIFPGYAAFALATAVVALALPRAELVPVNMRGALRSLARDGRWRRFLGCVFLVGCCSSVIISFLPLYLSDRGATGGQIGMSLTIASVSELVVMAVSPMVLRRWGARPLLVVGGLLYALRMLIYIAAPSPEWVLTAQVLHGISFGGFWIACVVEAQRLAPKGFEATAQSLLGMAMGGVASALASAAGGAIYRDYGSSTLFAIVGVMALAGAVGMLGGERHHVREDSAAA; from the coding sequence ATGATCAACCCGCGCCTGCTTGCGCCCAAGGCGTTCTACTTCTTCTGGTTTGCCTCAATCGGGGCGCTTACGCCCTTCACCGGCCTCTACTACCGCACCATCGGCTTCGACCTAGCCCAGATCGGCCTGATCGCTGCGGTCTCGGGTGTGGTGCAGCTGTTCGCCGGGCCGCTGTGGGCCATGCTGGCCGACGCGTTCCGGCTGCGCCGCGCGCTGCTGCCGATCACGCTGGTGCTCTCCATCCCACCGGTGGTGCTGCTGGCCTACGCCCAGGGCTTCGCGCTGCTGCTCCTGCTCTCGCTGCTGGTGGCCCTATTCAGCGCGCCGATCGTAGCCCTGGCCGACAGCGCCACCATGGCGCTGCTGGGCGCGGACCGCGACGCCTACGGCGCGCAGCGGCTGTGGGGCGCGGTCGGCTGGTCGGTCAACACGTCGCTGTTCGGCTGGCTGGTCGAGCGCTATGGCTACTGGGTGATCTTCCCCGGCTACGCCGCCTTCGCGCTGGCCACGGCGGTGGTGGCGCTGGCCCTGCCCCGCGCCGAGCTGGTGCCGGTGAACATGCGCGGCGCGCTGCGCTCGCTGGCCCGCGACGGTCGCTGGCGGCGCTTCTTGGGCTGCGTGTTTCTGGTGGGCTGCTGCAGCTCGGTGATCATCAGCTTCCTGCCGCTGTACCTGAGCGACCGCGGCGCAACCGGTGGCCAGATCGGCATGTCCCTCACTATCGCCAGCGTGAGCGAGCTGGTGGTGATGGCGGTCTCGCCCATGGTGCTGCGGCGCTGGGGCGCGAGGCCGCTGCTGGTGGTGGGCGGGCTGCTCTACGCGCTGCGCATGCTGATCTACATCGCCGCGCCCAGCCCCGAGTGGGTGCTGACCGCGCAGGTGCTACACGGCATCTCGTTCGGCGGCTTCTGGATCGCCTGCGTGGTGGAGGCCCAGCGGCTCGCGCCCAAGGGCTTCGAGGCTACGGCCCAGAGCCTGCTGGGCATGGCCATGGGCGGGGTGGCCAGCGCCCTGGCCAGCGCGGCGGGCGGGGCGATCTACCGCGACTACGGCTCGTCCACGCTGTTCGCGATCGTGGGGGTGATGGCGCTGGCCGGGGCCGTGGGCATGCTGGGCGGCGAGCGCCACCATGTGCGGGAGGATTCGGCGGCGGCGTGA